In a genomic window of Polypterus senegalus isolate Bchr_013 chromosome 13, ASM1683550v1, whole genome shotgun sequence:
- the atp5mf gene encoding ATP synthase subunit f, mitochondrial → MMQLGVLYTPRILHITLCCKMADKPVSIAQKRFLDVKLGELPTWMTSCDFTPNGILSAMRRGHDRYYNKYINVKKGGIGGISMLLAGYVILSYIWEYDHIKHDRWRKYH, encoded by the exons ATGATGCAATTAGGCGTCCTCTATACACCCAGAATCCTCCACATTACCCTCTGCTGCAAAATGGCGGACAAACCGG tttccATTGCTCAGAAGAGGTTTTTAGATGTAAAGCTGGGTGAGCTCCCTACATGGATGACATCCTGCGACTTCACTCCTAATGGGATCCTTTCAGCAATGCGCAGAG GGCATGACCGGTACTACAACAAATACATCAACGTCAAGAAAGGGGGCATTGGTGGAATTTCAATGCTACTTGCTGGTTATGTAATTTTGAGCTATATTTGGGAATATGATCACATCA AACATGACCGCTGGAGGAAATACCACTAG
- the cpsf4 gene encoding cleavage and polyadenylation specificity factor subunit 4 isoform X2: protein MQDIIATVDHIKFDLEIAVEQQLGAQPLPFPGMDKSGAAVCEFFLRAACIKGGMCPFRHISGEKTVVCKHWLRGLCKKGDQCEFLHEYDMTKMPECYFYSKFGECSNKECPFLHIDPESKIKDCPWYDRGFCKHGPLCRHRHTRRVICVNYLVGFCIEGPNCKFMHPRFELPMGTAEQPPLPQQAQTQQKLTSANAMSNQQRTPQSIGVMQIHSNSTGSRGPRPLEQVTCYKCGDKGHYANRCTKGHLAFLSGQ from the exons ATGCAGGATATAATCGCCACCGTGGATCACATTAAATTTGATTTGGAGATTGCTGTGGAGCAGCAGCTGGGAGCGCAACCTTTGCCGTTCCCTGGCATGGACA aatCAGGAGCTGCTGTCTGTGAATTTTTCCTGAGGGCAGCATGTATAAAAG GTGGCATGTGCCCGTTCCGCCACATCAGTGGGGAGAAGACTGTTGTTTGCAAGCATTGGCTGCGTGGACTGTGTAAAAAGGGAGACCAGTGTGAATTTCTTCATGAGTATGACATGACCAAAATGCCAGAGTGCTACTTTTACTCAAAGTTTG GGGAATGCAGCAACAAGGAATGCCCATTTTTACACATTGATCCCGAGTCCAAAATTAAGGACTGTCCATGGTATGATCGAGGATTCTGCAAGCATG GCCCTTTGTGCAGGCACAGACACACCCGGCGAGTCATCTGTGTGAACTACCTGGTTGGGTTTTGCATAGAGGGTCCTAATTGCAAATTCATGCA CCCACGTTTTGAATTGCCAATGGGCACTGCAGAACAGCCACCTTTACCTCAGCAAGCACAGACACAGCAGAAG TTAACAAGTGCCAATGCTATGTCCAACCAGCAGAGGACGCCACAGTCGATTGGAGTGATGCAGATACACAGCAACAGCACGGGAAGCAGAGGACCAAGGCCTTTGGAGCAGGTTACCTGCTACAAG TGTGGTGACAAAGGACACTATGCAAACAGATGTACCAAGGGGCACCTGGCATTTCTCAGTGGGCAATAA
- the cpsf4 gene encoding cleavage and polyadenylation specificity factor subunit 4 isoform X1, translating to MQDIIATVDHIKFDLEIAVEQQLGAQPLPFPGMDKSGAAVCEFFLRAACIKGGMCPFRHISGEKTVVCKHWLRGLCKKGDQCEFLHEYDMTKMPECYFYSKFGECSNKECPFLHIDPESKIKDCPWYDRGFCKHGPLCRHRHTRRVICVNYLVGFCIEGPNCKFMHPRFELPMGTAEQPPLPQQAQTQQKQNLPVTTQRSSSLIQLTSANAMSNQQRTPQSIGVMQIHSNSTGSRGPRPLEQVTCYKCGDKGHYANRCTKGHLAFLSGQ from the exons ATGCAGGATATAATCGCCACCGTGGATCACATTAAATTTGATTTGGAGATTGCTGTGGAGCAGCAGCTGGGAGCGCAACCTTTGCCGTTCCCTGGCATGGACA aatCAGGAGCTGCTGTCTGTGAATTTTTCCTGAGGGCAGCATGTATAAAAG GTGGCATGTGCCCGTTCCGCCACATCAGTGGGGAGAAGACTGTTGTTTGCAAGCATTGGCTGCGTGGACTGTGTAAAAAGGGAGACCAGTGTGAATTTCTTCATGAGTATGACATGACCAAAATGCCAGAGTGCTACTTTTACTCAAAGTTTG GGGAATGCAGCAACAAGGAATGCCCATTTTTACACATTGATCCCGAGTCCAAAATTAAGGACTGTCCATGGTATGATCGAGGATTCTGCAAGCATG GCCCTTTGTGCAGGCACAGACACACCCGGCGAGTCATCTGTGTGAACTACCTGGTTGGGTTTTGCATAGAGGGTCCTAATTGCAAATTCATGCA CCCACGTTTTGAATTGCCAATGGGCACTGCAGAACAGCCACCTTTACCTCAGCAAGCACAGACACAGCAGAAG CAAAACCTTCCAGTAACAACTCAGAGGTCATCTTCTCTGATCCAGTTAACAAGTGCCAATGCTATGTCCAACCAGCAGAGGACGCCACAGTCGATTGGAGTGATGCAGATACACAGCAACAGCACGGGAAGCAGAGGACCAAGGCCTTTGGAGCAGGTTACCTGCTACAAG TGTGGTGACAAAGGACACTATGCAAACAGATGTACCAAGGGGCACCTGGCATTTCTCAGTGGGCAATAA